Proteins encoded within one genomic window of Aquarana catesbeiana isolate 2022-GZ linkage group LG03, ASM4218655v1, whole genome shotgun sequence:
- the LOC141134169 gene encoding olfactory receptor 5P81-like, protein MCEVNQTQVTQIRLLGFRGLAKYKTLLFIVFLVTYLIILGGNLMIIILVTTVDHLKIPMFFFLKHLATADVLLTTSVVPMMLDIIFIEEGRLSFVGCITQLYVFGIFGFVQCFLIAVMSYDRYLAVCKPLHYASLMNPHVCLQLVLGSWFLVTMLISSEIMVVVQFKFCGINYIDNFFCDFGPVVELSTSDTSSLMLQDFVISIFMIFCPFTFIIITYMYIFFIILKISSVYGRRKAFSTCSSHLAIVGVYYGTLITVYMVPGDDSTASMNKYRSLLYIVVTPLMNPIIYSLRNQEIKKALLKSVIKLKTDSFKF, encoded by the coding sequence ATGTGTGAGGTTAATCAGACTCAAGTCACACAGATTCGTTTACTTGGGTTCCGTGGCCTGGCCAAATATAAAACTCTATTATTTATTGTGTTTCTTGTAACCTACCTTATCATACTCGGTGGAAACCTGATGATTATCATTTTGGTAACAACTGTTGATCATCTTAAAATCCCAATGTTCTTCTTCCTCAAGCACTTGGCCACAGCAGAtgtcctactgaccaccagtgttgtCCCCATGATGCTGGACATTATATTCATTGAGGAAGGAAGACTATCATTTGTTGGATGCATTACTCAGTTGTATGTCTTTGGCATTTTTGGATTTGTGCAATGTTTTCTGATTGCTGTTATGTCCTATGATCGATACTTGGCTGTTTGCAAACCATTGCATTATGCTTCACTTATGAATCCTCATGTTTGCCTCCAGTTGGTTCTTGGCTCCTGGTTTTTAGTTACCATGTTAATATCAAGTGAAATAATGGTGGTGGTTCAATTTAAGTTCTGTGGAATTAATTATATTGATAACTTTTTCTGTGATTTTGGACCAGTAGTGGAGCTGTCCACCTCAGACACATCCAGTTTGATGCTACAAGACTTTGTAATTTCCATATTCATGATATTTTGCCCTTTCACTTTCATAATCATAACCTACATGTACATTTTCTTCATCATCCTGAAGATATCTTCTGTTTATGGTCGAAGAAAAGCCTTCTCCACATGTAGCTCCCACCTGGCTATTGTCGGTGTCTATTATGGAACTTTGATCACCGTATACATGGTACCAGGAGATGACAGCACAGCGAGCATGAACAAATATAGGTCTTTGCTGTATATTGTGGTGACACCACTGATGAATCCCATTATCTACAGCCTCAGGAACCAGGAGATCAAGAAAGCCTTGCTTAAATCAGTCATCAAACTTAAAACAGACAGCTTTAAATTTTGA